Proteins from a single region of Trichoderma asperellum chromosome 3, complete sequence:
- a CDS encoding uncharacterized protein (EggNog:ENOG41): MAGINTLTVRPSEEVFIANISIMSAGLNLHTACCKGLLVNMHFSAKTILQMHGRLNRLGQTKAVKWHNLKLSAEANLPSWITGSLREAVLFELMKAYFNHPFNRYAWVVTYDLDGIKMDYYTEAIIKLGTPARLLRS; encoded by the exons ATGGCCGGTATTAATACGTTGACAGTGCGACCATCAGAAG AAGTCTTCATCGCCAATATATCTATCATGAGTGCGGGCCTTAACCTGCATACTGCTTGTTGCAAAGGTTTACTAGTCAATATGCATTTCAGCGCAAAGACTATCTTGCAAATGCACGGTCGGCTTAACCGCTTGGGACAAACGAAGGCCGTGAAGTGGCACAACCTCAAg CTTTCCGCAGAGGCTAATCTTCCGTCCTGGATCACGGGCTCACTCAGAGAAGCTGTTCTCTTTGAGCTCATGAAAGCCTACTTCAATCATCCGTTTAACCGCTATGCCTGGGTCGTAACCTATGACCTTGATGGCATCAAGATGGACTATTACACGGAGGCAATCATCAAATTGGGAACGCCTGCTCGGCTCTTGCGAAGCTAA
- a CDS encoding uncharacterized protein (SECRETED:SignalP(1-16)), with product MKTATVLLALVAAAFAAPTNVEEPTLAKRGCAAGDICISGTCYVWNCGPVGCSVGGSLGTSC from the coding sequence ATGAAGACTGCCACCGTCCTCCTTGCTCtagttgctgctgccttcGCTGCACCCACCAACGTCGAAGAGCCTACTCTCGCCAAGCGTGGCTGCGCTGCTGGAGATATTTGCATCAGCGGCACTTGCTACGTATGGAACTGCGGCCCAGTCGGCTGCTCTGTCGGTGGCAGCCTCGGTACAAGCTGCTAA
- a CDS encoding uncharacterized protein (EggNog:ENOG41) encodes MIIPTEVVGSLPRPAYLQKAFADYDAGLITRNDLVAAQDKAAKDSVERMEAAGETYVTDGEQRASSFATYPVVETLKGAGLPDNFAGDGQLFAYFADGHHRQLPRLVKGPFKYATYASQNLQKSIPYASNPMKQAVISPSMMYLLYPLQGELEGYPRADFIKDLIDECEKDIRACFETGAKRVSIDFTEGRLALRNDPRNPWTNAELLERFILLINQVLSRFTPEERINIGLHTCPGGDCDSVHSLDVDYHKLLPSLFQINAGYFLIQLSSEKDREEIYKKIGQHIRKDANGVKQVAFIGVINTLNPRVETPEEIADHLILASKYIPPDQLGATDDCGFSPFSIDVKPSHGSPDFARDIAFQKISNRVQGAKLASAALSA; translated from the exons ATGATTATCCCAACTGAAGTAGTGGGCTCACTGCCTCGTCCCGCCT ATTTACAAAAGGCTTTTGCTGACTATGATGCTGGACTAATCACTCGCAATGATCTTGTGGCCGCTCAGGATAAGGCTGCGAAAGATTCCGTTGAGAGGATGGAGGCCGCAGGAGAAACCTATGTAACTGACGGAGAGCAGCGCGCTAGCTC TTTCGCGACATATCCTGTTGTTGA AACTCTCAAGGGTGCTGGACTACCTGATAATTTTGCAGGGGACGGCCAGTTATTT GCTTATTTTGCTGATggccatcaccgccagctTCCACGCCTGGTCAAAGGGCCTTTCAA ATATGCGACATATGCGTCTCAAAATCTCCAAAAGTCTATACCCTACGCCTCAAATCCTATGAAGCAAGCTGTCATTTCACCGAGTATGATGTACCTTTTATACCCCCTCCAGGGAGAATTAGAAGGTTACCCTCGAGcagattttattaaagatttaattgATGAA TGCGAAAAAGACATTCGGGCATGTTTCGAAACAGGCGCGAAGAGAGTCTCGATTGACTTCACAGAAG GTCGTCTCGCTCTAAGAAACGATCCTAGGAATCCTTGGACAAACGCCGAGCTTCTTGAAAGATTTATCTTATTGATCAACCA GGTTCTTAGTCGCTTCACTCCCGAAGAACGAATTAACATTGGCCTGCACACCTGTCCTGGCGGCGATTGTGATTCTGTGCATTCACTAGATGTCGATTATCACAAGCTACTTCCATCTCTATTCCAAATTAATGCGGGATATTTCTTAATCCAGCTCTCTTCTGAGAAGGATCgtgaagaaatatataaaaagattgGGCAGCATATCCGCAAAGATGCCAATGGCGTCAAACAG GTTGCTTTTATTGGAGTTATTAATACTCTCAATCCAAGAGTTGAGACCCCAGAAGAAATTGCCGACCATTTGATACTTGCCAGCAAATACATACCGCCGGACCAGCTCGGGGCAACAGATGATTGCG gattctctccattctccatTGACGTCAAGCCAAGTCATGGAAGTCCGGATTTTGCCAGGGATATCGCATTTCAAAAGATCTCAAACCGCGTCCAAGGGGCTAAATTAGCTAGTGCAGCTCTTTCTGCCTAA
- a CDS encoding uncharacterized protein (EggNog:ENOG41), with translation MNMLRNSLQYGARRLLTTSTRRSKQVDLVCPICFDFGFTQTAFRGTVEDDPTSDSSNSRPPSPRNGQTEKEIVKETPDSPPKKTASGISQSSAVGSKTRSSVNRLTSSEIMRHKFDKNIDTIYTMPIDNDIVEKRVYDILSGENPDIKESGYEEAKAFVKAELIKNKSIPFTYWLEQPCPAHRDTKGETAPCVTFRRGLHDYMMAASGGYADRQQLMKDLGFINTGGYSASQCLRIGHMSAGEIPTHVWSVEPFLKNEIPSPWRQPWYPDRGLTIFERPDTSGNTASEQAFQKATSWFRECNDTHSSCSLGEVSEMPERVLDIFAEDTISGVKLIHTNGQKARYACLSHRWGKDTSQTIGMNINSLCKEVPWDYLSPTYQDSITFLRKFSKWHQEEYGEPIRYIWIDSLCIVQDSKSDWEKHSLKMSDIYSNSSITLVESHELDTAKRLFQDSSFRDISKPVSIRDAQGNNHELHFRKPIHHPTYMINDGSVPVWKRAWVFQERLLSHRLLIFGPDELSWQCASHHRCECGLDESESQTVKLMKEWGDNIYVPERSAGSRRDMQQLLGDNPSHSQLRRAWRHVIEAYSQLDYTYRSDTLYAIAGLAKNFNSRLGSKDYFAGIWYEEYQEGETEDFQPQAETALDLLWRLTYFKDAERKDLPEPAVPISWSWAYPECAVTYPFVNDEATNQFSLVASIGGAQNVPKLPDDHDKPRDWVKDDMYTEVPPSAIVIIGPIWKTKMTATAFSFTISNTEYPEYTYYLGAMSASILQESAVGREIVQRRILLMPPQEEDESDESALQKMPPLVFYPDSMHDVITESLYCLPIASFKRLPIKSTVKEKTVFAALVLEPVGHKATTEGYDPDLSHRDVSELVFRRVGLAYTTDGGWTDQHDKLLEKCPVNPVYLVR, from the exons ATGAACATGTTGCGGAATAGTCTGCAGTATGGCGCTCGACGACTTCTGACGACCTCTACACGCAGGTCGAAACAGGTGGACTTGGTGTGCCCAATCTGTTTCGACTTTGGCTTCACGCAAACTGCATTTCGCGGCACTGTCGAGGACGATCCCACATCAGACTCTTCCAACTCTAGACCACCAAGCCCTAGAAATGGACAGACCGAGAAAGAGATTGTCAAGGAGACGCCCGATAGCCCTCCGAAGAAGACAGCTTCCGGGATATCTCAGAGTAGCGCAGTGGGGAGCAAAACACGGTCTTCTGTCAACAGGTTGACCAGCTCGGAGATTATGAGGCATAAATTTGATAAGAATATCGATACCATTTACACTATGCCTATTGACAACGATATAGTTGAGAAACGAGTTTATGACATTCTCAGCGGCGAAAACCCAGACATCAAGGAGAGTGGGTATGAAGAGGCGAAAGCCTTTGTCAAGGCTGAGCtcattaaaaataaatccaTCCCATTCACATATTGGCTTGAGCAGCCTTGCCCTGCACATCGTGATACCAAAGGCGAAACCGCACCCTGCGTAACCTTTAGGCGCGGGCTTCACGACTATATGATGGCAGCCAGTGGTGGATATGCGGACCGTCAACAGTTGATGAAAGACTTGGGATTTATTAACACAGGAGGATATTCAGCATCTCAGTGTCTGAGAATAGGGCATATGAGTGCCGGGGAGATACCAACACACGTGTGGTCCGTCGAGCCCTTCCTCAAAAACG AAATTCCATCGCCGTGGAGACAGCCCTGGTATCCGGACCGTGGATTAACCATCTTTGAACGACCTGACACTTCTGGAAACACCGCATCTGAGCAAGCTTTCCAAAAGGCTACCAGTTGGTTTCGTGAATGCAACGATACACACTCAAGTTGCTCGCTTGGAGAAGTTTCAGAAATGCCCGAACGAGTTCTCGATATCTTTGCTGAAGATACCATCTCTGGTGTCAAGTTGATTCACACAAACGGCCAAAAAGCAAGATATGCTTGTCTAAGTCACCGCTGGGGAAAAGATACTTCTCAGACAATAGGAATGAACATCAATTCCTTGTGCAAGGAGGTTCCATGGGATTACCTTTCGCCCACGTACCAAGATTCTATAACCTTTCTGCGAAAGTTTTCGAAATGGCACCAGGAAGAGTATGGAGAGCCTATACGCTACATTTGGATCGACAGTTTGTGCATCGTACAGGACTCCAAGAGTGATTGGGAGAAGCACTCTCTCAAAATGAGCGACATCTATTCTAATTCCTCAATTACTTTAGTAGAAAGCCACGAGCTGGACACTGCAAAGAGATTGTTCCAGGATTCTTCCTTTAGGGATATTTCGAAGCCGGTTTCTATTAGAGATGCACAAGGCAACAACCATGAACTACATTTCCGAAAGCCAATTCATCATCCCACCTACATGATCAACGATGGTAGCGTCCCCGTCTGGAAAAGAGCATGGGTGTTCCAGGAACGACTTCTCTCACACCGTCTCCTTATTTTCGGACCCGATGAGCTCTCATGGCAATGTGCCAGCCACCACAGATGTGAATGTGGCCTCGATGAATCTGAGTCGCAGACTGTGAAGCTCATGAAAGAATGGGGGGATAATATTTACGTACCAGAACGCTCAGCCGGCAGCAGGAGAGATATGCAACAACTTCTTGGTGATAACCCCTCTCACAGCCAACTTCGTCGCGCGTGGAGACACGTCATCGAAGCATACTCTCAGCTCGACTACACATATCGCAGCGATACTCTATACGCTATAGCCGGCCTTGCAAAGAACTTTAACTCAAGATTAGGCAGCAAGGATTATTTCGCAGGAATCTGGTATGAAGAATACCAAGAGGGCGAAACAGAAGATTTTCAACCACAAGCTGAGACAGCGCTGGATCTACTGTGGAGATTGACATACTTCAAAGACGCCGAGAGAAAGGACTTGCCAGAGCCTGCTGTGCCTATTTCATGGAGCTGGGCCTACCCCGAGTGCGCAGTCACGTATCCGTTTGTAAACGATGAAGCGACTAACCAATTCTCGCTGGTAGCTTCTATTGGCGGCGCTCAGAATGTTCCAAAATTGCCCGACGATCATGACAAGCCGCGGGACTGGGTGAAAGACGACATGTATACGGAGGTGCCTCCTTCGGCAATTGTCATTATTGGGCCTATTTGGAAGACAAAAATGACTGCAACAGCGTTCTCATTCACAATCAGCAATACAGAGTATCCGGAATACACCTACTATTTGGGAGCCATGTCAGCTAGTATACTCCAGGAAAGCGCTGTTGGGAGAGAGATTGTCCAAAGGAGGATCCTTCTCATGCCCCctcaagaggaagatgaaagcGACGAATCTGCCCTTCAGAAGATGCCTCCCTTGGTCTTTTACCCGGATAGCATGCATGACGTTATCACCGAGTCGCTTTACTGCCTTCCTATAGCGAGTTTCAAGCGCCTACCAATTAAGAGCACTGTGAAGGAAAAGACGGTATTTGCAGCTCTGGTTCTCGAACCTGTGGGACACAAGGCAACTACTGAGGGCTACGATCCGGATCTATCTCATAGAGACGTTTCGGAATTGGTGTTTCGAAGGGTTGGGTTGGCATATACGACAGATGGGGGCTGGACTGATCAGCATGATAAGCTTTTGGAAAAGTGTCCTGTAAATCCTGTCTATCTAGTGCGGTAA
- a CDS encoding uncharacterized protein (EggNog:ENOG41): MYKSLRPAAGDPLLHRLWNDATSSLRIQILEAVSVSDWTAVDILRLGWTGEFHTTLLVSVKPESLTWSEAHPITIRCKEILEEHGISNIHCEIRESLVTSCGNAPSATRSATTADTPNHFQLFSAHFKGLTQYICKDSADLSDCLGTKISMKDDDARSGTKGIYLALKSSNTKNHPKIVALTCRHVVVNHETEGIQSYRHQEFQPSREVIQIDQPTYSRRLERYELYVKNDRNHAQAFRDCDDTESAATYETMADDMEDFVRKMRPYVASSSRVFGTLLYSPAFAFAPAQREAPGNGPWQRDWALIELLPSRHQAQLGTLKNKVFVGRHDRIASLLFRNTRGWEELAGLMVPIPRDCTITLTNDVVPMSELYKPANNARNDEPAMVMVKYGASEELTIGLGNTLKSLVRREETLDGHMEGYSEEWAITSLSSTGQKQTAFSFKGDSGSCVWDMERRPAGIIMAGVHHPAPNGNDDVTYAQPLERLLGDIKDHGFDVSLI; this comes from the coding sequence ATGTATAAATCGCTTCGGCCTGCTGCGGGCGATCCATTGCTGCATCGGTTGTGGAACGACGCAACATCTTCTCTTAGGATCCAGATCCTAGAAGCCGTCAGCGTCTCAGACTGGACAGCGGTTGATATCCTACGCCTTGGCTGGACAGGAGAATTCCATACAACTCTCTTGGTATCCGTCAAACCAGAGTCACTGACTTGGAGCGAGGCGCACCCCATCACAATACGATGCAAGGAGATTCTGGAAGAACATGGCATCAGCAATATTCACTGCGAAATACGCGAAAGCCTTGTAACCTCATGCGGCAATGCCCCCTCTGCGACTAGATCTGCTACTACTGCCGACACTCCAAACCATTTCCAACTTTTTTCAGCGCATTTCAAGGGTCTCACACAATATATTTGCAAGGACAGTGCAGACCTGTCCGACTGCCTCGGTACCAAGATATCAATGAAGGATGACGATGCCAGATCTGGCACCAAGGGCATATACCTCGCTCTCAAGTCATCTAACACCAAAAATCACCCTAAAATCGTGGCCCTGACCTGTAGGCATGTGGTAGTAAACCATGAGACTGAGGGCATTCAATCATATCGCCACCAGGAGTTCCAGCCGTCTAGAGAAGTCATTCAAATAGACCAGCCTACTTACAGTAGAAGACTTGAGCGATATGAACTCTACGTTAAAAACGATCGTAATCACGCTCAAGCGTTCCGAGATTGTGATGATACGGAATCAGCAGCCACATACGAAACAATGGCAGACGACATGGAGGATTTCGTCAGAAAAATGAGACCGTACGtggcctcttcctcaagAGTGTTTGGCACGCTTCTTTATTCGCCAGCATTTGCGTTTGCACCAGCTCAGCGAGAGGCTCCCGGCAACGGTCCATGGCAAAGAGACTGGGCGCTCATTGAGCTATTGCCCAGCCGCCACCAGGCTCAGCTCGGCACACTCAAGAACAAGGTCTTTGTCGGACGACATGACAGAATTGCATCTCTTCTATTCAGAAATACACGCGGATGGGAGGAGCTGGCAGGACTAATGGTGCCAATACCAAGGGACTGCACCATAACGCTTACAAATGACGTCGTTCCCATGAGTGAGCTTTACAAGCCTGCTAACAATGCCAGGAACGACGAGCCAGCGATGGTCATGGTCAAGTATGGAGCCAGTGAAGAGCTGACGATTGGCCTCGGAAACACCCTGAAATCTCTCGTTCGCCGAGAGGAGACCTTGGATGGACACATGGAAGGCTACAGCGAGGAATGGGCGATAACATCGCTGAGCAGTACTGGCCAGAAGCAAACGGCGTTTTCGTTCAAAGGGGACTCTGGCTCCTGTGTGTGGGACATGGAGAGGCGCCCTGCCGGGATTATAATGGCGGGTGTACACCACCCGGCCCCGAATGGGAACGACGATGTTACATATGCCCAGCCTTTGGAGCGCCTGCTTGGTGATATTAAAGATCATGGCTTTGACGTTTCGCTTATTTAA
- a CDS encoding uncharacterized protein (EggNog:ENOG41), with product MALRDSFTVGWICALQEEYEAACIMVDEELAGPEYAEPNDSNTYFFGRIGGHRVVIGCLPAGRYGLTPATRVAQDMMRSFPQIRFGLMVGIGGGAPTPAQDIRLGDVVVSVPNGKLGGVVQFDLGKQVGGRLERTGHLDAPPTELLGVLPEMRLRHGNPDQYGGVDEHLRRFDDDSRFHRPELDRLFRTDSAHRGAKRDCSECDPDGLVERKPRTSTRAIDVFYGTIASSNTVMKNPQIRDSYANDPELNVLCFEMEAAGLMDNFQYLAIRGICDYCDVHKNDDWHFYAAATAAAYARELLYVVKPTVVAQMQSWEN from the coding sequence ATGGCACTTCGAGACTCCTTTACAGTGGGATGGATATGCGCCCTTCAAGAGGAATATGAGGCGGCTTGTATAATGGTAGATGAGGAACTTGCTGGTCCTGAATATGCAGAGCCCAATGACAGCAACACATACTTCTTTGGTCGCATCGGCGGGCATCGTGTCGTGATCGGATGCCTCCCAGCAGGTCGCTACGGACTAACTCCTGCGACTCGCGTTGCGCAAGACATGATGCGCTCTTTTCCCCAAATCCGCTTCGGGTTGATGGTCGGCATAGGAGGCGGCGCACCAACTCCGGCTCAGGATATTCGCCTCGGCGACGTGGTCGTCAGCGTACCCAACGGCAAGCTAGGCGGTGTCGTTCAGTTCGATCTGGGGAAGCAAGTCGGTGGCCGCCTTGAGCGAACCGGCCATCTAGACGCCCCTCCGACAGAACTACTTGGTGTTCTGCCGGAAATGCGTCTTAGACATGGCAACCCAGATCAATATGGAGGCGTTGATGAGCATCTAAGGCGATTCGATGATGATTCCCGTTTCCATCGACCAGAGCTGGATCGTCTATTCCGCACAGACAGCGCACATCGCGGTGCAAAAAGGGATTGCTCGGAATGTGACCCAGATGGCCTCGTTGAGCGAAAGCCTCGCACCTCAACGAGGGCCATTGACGTCTTTTACGGTACAATCGCATCTTCAAACACAGTCATGAAGAATCCCCAGATCAGGGACTCTTATGCCAACGATCCGGAGCTGAATGTGCTGTGTTTTGAGATGGAAGCCGCTGGCCTTATGGACAACTTCCAGTATCTTGCGATCCGGGGTATATGTGATTATTGCGATGTACACAAGAATGACGATTGGCACTTCTATGCAGCCGCAACAGCTGCTGCGTATGCCAGGGAGCTTTTATATGTAGTAAAACCAACCGTAGTAGCGCAAATGCAAAGCTGGGAGAATTGA
- a CDS encoding uncharacterized protein (EggNog:ENOG41), translated as MPVPVEAIIKTYPFDPNDAERIAFRRVKNEIEIVEPDPSWPQSFELLRDRIVSALGPTIVELSHVGSTSVPGLPAKPLIDIDLTVKDVLDEASYVPQLQAVGFDFLFREPKWHQHRFFCAYEPVANLHIFGPDCPETVRHKIFRDWLRKTPEDRELYAAVKREAAEAARRENETVNEYAKRKDGVVAAILERAFRDLGYIE; from the coding sequence ATGCCCGTGCCTGTCGAAGCCATCATCAAGACCTATCCATTCGATCCAAACGACGCCGAGAGAATCGCCTTCCGCCGCGTCAAGAACGAGATTGAAATCGTCGAGCCGGACCCCTCATGGCCGCAGTCCTTTGAGCTGCTCAGAGACCGCATCGTCTCCGCCCTGGGCCCGACCATTGTCGAGCTCTCCCACGTCGGGTCCACCAGCGTGCCCGGCCTGCCGGCCAAGCCCCTCATCGACATCGATCTGACCGTCAAGGACGTCCTCGACGAGGCTTCGTAcgtgccgcagctgcaggcgGTGGGCTTTGACTTCTTGTTCCGGGAGCCCAAGTGGCATCAGCACCGCTTCTTCTGCGCGTACGAGCCGGTTGCCAACTTGCACATCTTTGGGCCGGACTGTCCCGAGACGGTGAGACACAAGATCTTTCGGGACTGGCTAAGGAAGACGCCCGAAGATAGGGAGCTGTATGCGGCGGTGAAGagggaggcggcggaggcggcgCGTAGGGAGAATGAGACTGTGAATGAGTATGCTAAGCGCAAGGATGGGGTTGTTGCGGCGATTCTGGAGAGGGCGTTTCGGGATTTGGGGTATATTGAGTAG
- a CDS encoding uncharacterized protein (EggNog:ENOG41~TransMembrane:4 (i52-75o141-161i225-248o260-286i)) produces the protein MGLFKDVIEPATITLAFTAGTLINRRRLKPHQHHHHHHHLERRKNKNKGSDLLVFRQLSWIFGTFPFLIEIWYWLLTYWIYQLSRAFTARAIAGYPHIYALAKEHALQLLAVERVLHIDFEQSFQAHMLANHACVMPALQYIYHSHIIVGVVFIIYTYTVLPPAVFRRIRRTIAVDNAIAFAIVSLWRCYPPRMLPPEYGFVDVLHDAAAGGQAGSVWTNNRFRLTIAAMPSLHFGTALLFGVCLARFSPHAVVRVLAPLWPAAMFVTVVATANHFVLDLVVGAVVPMLGWRWNRGVLVLKPVHDWMWSPVTHRMDLELDCYES, from the exons ATGGGCCTCTTCAAGGATGTTATTGAACCAGCGA CCATCACTCTTGCCTTTACAGCCGGAACGCTGATTAATCGGCGGCGCTTGAAACctcatcaacatcatcatcatcatcatcatc TCGAGCGCaggaagaacaagaacaagggCTCGGACCTGCTCGTGTTTCGACAGCTGTCGTGGATCTTTGGCACGTTTCCGTTTTTGATCGAGATATGGTATTGGCTTTTGACGTACTG GATATATCAACTCAGCCGCGCCTTTACAGCTCGTGCCATCGCCGGCTATCCTCACATCTATGCCCTCGCCAAGGAACACGCCCTGCAGCTCCTCGCCGTCGAGCGCGTCCTCCACATTGATTTCGAACAGTCGTTTCAGGCGCACATGCTCGCGAACCACGCGTGCGTCATGCCCGCGCTGCAGTACATCTACCACTCGCACATCATCGTcggcgtcgtcttcatcatttaTACTTACACGGTGCTGCCGCCGGCGGTGTTTCGGCGCATCCGCCGCACCATTGCCGTGGACAACGCGATTGCCTTTGCGATTGTCTCGCTGTGGCGGTGCTACCCGCCGCggatgctgccgccggaGTACGGCTTCGTGGATGTTTTGCACGACGCCGCGGCGGGGGGCCAGGCGGGCTCGGTGTGGACCAACAACCGGTTCAGGCTGACGATTGCCGCGATGCCGAGCCTGCATTTCGGCACGGCGCTGCTGTTTGGCGTGTGTCTGGCGCGGTTCAGCCCGCATGCGGTGGTGCGCGTGCTGGCGCCGCTGTGGCCGGCGGCGATGTTTGTGACGGTGGTCGCGACGGCGAATCACTTTGTGCTGGATCTGGTGGTGGGCGCGGTGGTGCCGATGCTGGGGTGGCGGTGGAATCGGGgcgtgctggtgctgaagcCGGTGCATGATTGGATGTGGTCGCCGGTGACTCATCGGATGGATCTGGAGCTGGATTGTTATGAGAGTTGA